TGAATGCGTCGGACCCAGGCCACCACCTCGGTGCCATGGGCCTTGCTCAGCAACTGCCGGGCAATGGCACCGGCTGCCACGCGGCCGATTGTTTCGCGGGCCGATGCTCTGCCTCCGCCGCTGCGGGCCTGAATGCCGTACTTCGCCTGATAGGTGGCATCGGCGTGGGAGGGACGAAAGGCAACCTCCATCTCTCGGTAATCCTGGGGCCGCTGATCTTTGTTGCGCACCACCATGGCAATCGGAGTGCCCAGGGTGATGCCATCCATAACGCCGCTGAGAATCTCCACCTGATCGGCTTCCTTGCGCGGTGTGGTGATTCTGCTTTGGCCTGGTTTGCGCCGGTCCAGTTCGGCCTGAATCGCTGGCAAGTCGAGCTCCATTCGCGGCGGGCAACCCTCCAGGACCACGCCGACTCCGCCGCCATGGGATTCTCCGAAGCTGCTGATGCGGAACAGGGTGCCGAAACTGCTGCCCAATGGAATGCCTTCTCTCGTTTGAGCGTAAGAGAGCTCAGATCAGCTCGCTCAGGGCCCCTGAAGGATGTTCAGACGCTGGCCGGTCTCGAAGCATCTCGAAGTCCGCGAAGTCGAAACCGGGTCCGACACAGCAGCTCACCAAGGAGTACTGCCCTTCTGAGCGTGCTGCCATCCAGTGGCCTGCGGGCACCACGTGAACAGGATTGTGCATGGATAGCACGTGCTGCACGGCCTGGCCTCCCTGCGGTTCAAGCGTCCAGAGACTCAGTGGTGTTCCCTGCAGATGGGTCCAGACCTCATCGGCCTGATGAACCGCATGCCAGCGGCTTCTGGACCCTGCATCGAGCAGATAGAGGATGCTGGTGATTGCGGCCCGCTGCTGACCATCGGCACGGGTGACCCGTGATGGGCTCCGATACAGCTCACGGAACCAACCACCCTCTGGATGTTGCTCGAGGCTCCATTCCAGAATCAGTTGATTCACCACCTCCATCGGCGAGCGATTCGTTGATGGGGACTCCTCAGGCATTGGCTCCATCAGTTCAGGGGTTTGCTGAAACGCATCAAGCCCCAACTGAGCTTTCCTGACTGTCCACCATCAACCCAATGGCCAAGACCCGTGTCCATCCGCTCCAGATAACCGGGTGTGATGCTGCATTCAAGATCCTTTCGCCGCCGTCGCAATTCCAATCGCACTCTGCTGTAGTGCTCGATCAGCATAAGTGTGCGGTCATGCCATGCAGTCCTTGTGAGTCCCGCTTCGATTGCCCAGTGTTGATAACGCTCCGGTGATCCGAGATCAGCAAGGTGAATGCGATCGAGAATCGCCGTGAGTGAATCAGCGTTGACCCCATCCGCTGCCATGGGGTCGGTCATCACCATGACGCCGCCGGGTTTCAGCAAACGAGCTGCTTCCCGCATCACTCTTGGGCGGTCACCGGAGTGGAGAATCGCGTCCTGGCTCCAGATCACATCGGCGCAGCCATCGGGTAGAGGCACCGCTTCGAAGGATGCATCGTGGACAGTGATCCGCTCAGAGAGGCCGGCCTCTTGATTGAGCAGCCGATGTCGGTTGTTCTCAACCGCGGAGATGTTGATGGCATCCACCCGGACCCCAGGGCTGTCGCAGAGTCGTCGGGCTGCACCTCCGTAGCCGGACCCGAAGTCCACAACCTGCAGTGTGGTCGCTGTGTCTGAGGCTGGAGGCTGCCCCATCAGTGCAATCAGCGCGTCGACAGTTCGACGGCTTGCGGTTGCGATCGGTTCCTCGGGGCTCTCGTACAGGCCGATGTGAATGTCCTCACCGCCCCAGATGCCTGCGTAAAACCGATCGGCATCATCACTGTCGTAGTAATTGGCTGCGGTGCTGGCTGCGGCGGAATAAGCGCTCGTCATCGCTCAGATCGCTGTGATGTCGGTGTCGAACAGATATTCCTTCTCAGCCACATGCACGTAGAAGTCGGGATCATCGTGGCCGCGTTGATAGTCGCCGTAGCTGGTGATCCTCTGGAAGCCCACCTCGCGCATCAGACGCCGCACGTAGCCGTGGCGCAGCGGGAACATGTTCAGGTGATAGGTGCTGCCATCGCTGAAGGCGTAACGGAAACGGGCCAGTCCATCGTCGACGTGTTCCGGTCCCACTTCGACGTCCTTGCCGCAGTAGACATTGCTCTTGCCGCTTGTGGAGGTTCCCTCCAGCAGACGGTCATAGTTGCGGTGGTCCAAAATCAGTATGCCGTTGTGCTTCAGCACCGCGTAGTACTCGGCCAAAGCCTTGCGACGATCCCGCTCGCGGAACAGATGGGTGAATGAATTGCCCAGGCAAATCACGGCGTCGTACTCGCCGTGGATGTCGCGGTTCAGGAAGCGCCAGTCGGCATGAACCGTGCGCATCAGCAGGTCGCGTTCCCTGGCGTTTTTGAAGGCACGGGCAAGCATGTTGGGACTGCCATCCACGCTGACGACATCGAAGCCTTCGCGCAGAAGTCGGACGGAATGGAAGCCCGTGCCTGTGGCCACATCCAGCACCGATCGGGCACCGTGCTCGTGCAGTAAGCGCACAAAGAAGTTGCCCTCAGCTTCTTCCCTGGCATCCCAATCAATCAGGCGATCCCAGCGGTCTGCGAACTGCTCGATGTATTCCTGCTGATAATGATCTGTTTCCCTGACGCGTTCGGGTCGCTGCCCGAAGCGTTGCGAATCATCGGATTCCGCTGACGGTTGGCTTCTGAGTGTGGTCATGCCGGTCGAATCCTCTATGCGCGGGGGGTGCGAAGGACAGCAGCGGCGCTGTCTGACAGCTCGTCACCGACCCTCTGAGCTGTATCGACATTGCGAAACGGGCTCAATCGGCAACCTAATCACGGCGTTTGGAGCTGTCAGCTACGCGGACGCAGGCTTGGGCAAACGGATCGTGCCTGATCGCTGATCAGCGGTCAGGCCACTGCTATAAGCAGCTCAGACTTGGGCGGAGGCTCTGAAGTGCAATCAGAGATCTCCATCGAGTCGGTCTGGAAGCTTTTTGGCGGATCCTCCTCTGAGTTGATCGAGCAGCTGCGCTCGGGCGTGGATCCTGAGCTTCTTTATGCCAGTCGTGGCGTGCGGGCTGCTGTCCAGAATGTCTCAATGGAGATTCTCGCCGGCGAGATCTTTGTGGTGATGGGGCTTTCCGGTTCAGGCAAATCCACTCTGCTGAGAATGTTGAATGGACTGATCTCTCCCTGCGCAGGGGAGGTGATTGTCCAGGGTTGTTCGCTCAACGCGATGACTGGACAGCAGCTGGCGGAGCTGCGCCGTCATCAGATGGCGATGGTTTTTCAGTCGTTTGCGCTCTTCCCTCATCGCAGCGTGCTTGAAAATGCAGCTTTTGGCCTTGAGGTTGCGGGCATGCCACGCAAGGCGAGGATCGATCGTGCCATGCAGGCTCTTGAGCGTGTAGGGCTGGCTGCAGAGGCCCGCAAGCACCCGCGTGAGCTGTCCGGTGGGATGCAGCAGAGAGTTGGTCTGGCCAGAGCCCTGGCCCTTGACCCGCCGATTCTGCTGATGGATGAGGCCTTCTCTGCACTGGACCCCTTGATCCGCAAGGACATGCAGGATCTGTTGCTGGAGCTGCAGGCGGAGCAGCGTCGCACGGTGGTGTTCATTTCCCATGATCTTGATGAGGCGATCAGGATCGGTGACCGGATCGCCTTGATGCAGGACGGGCGGCTTCTGCAGTGCGACACCGCACAGCGGTTGTTGCATCACCCCGCCAATGATGAGGTCAAACGCTTTTTCCGCGACGTCGATGTGGCGTCCGTTCTGACAGTGGAGGCGATTGCGCAGCCTCCCCTCCATCAGCAGGTGTGTGATCTGGACGAACTCCTGCCTG
Above is a window of Synechococcus sp. BIOS-E4-1 DNA encoding:
- a CDS encoding class I SAM-dependent methyltransferase; the encoded protein is MTTLRSQPSAESDDSQRFGQRPERVRETDHYQQEYIEQFADRWDRLIDWDAREEAEGNFFVRLLHEHGARSVLDVATGTGFHSVRLLREGFDVVSVDGSPNMLARAFKNARERDLLMRTVHADWRFLNRDIHGEYDAVICLGNSFTHLFRERDRRKALAEYYAVLKHNGILILDHRNYDRLLEGTSTSGKSNVYCGKDVEVGPEHVDDGLARFRYAFSDGSTYHLNMFPLRHGYVRRLMREVGFQRITSYGDYQRGHDDPDFYVHVAEKEYLFDTDITAI
- a CDS encoding glycine betaine/L-proline ABC transporter ATP-binding protein, with translation MGGGSEVQSEISIESVWKLFGGSSSELIEQLRSGVDPELLYASRGVRAAVQNVSMEILAGEIFVVMGLSGSGKSTLLRMLNGLISPCAGEVIVQGCSLNAMTGQQLAELRRHQMAMVFQSFALFPHRSVLENAAFGLEVAGMPRKARIDRAMQALERVGLAAEARKHPRELSGGMQQRVGLARALALDPPILLMDEAFSALDPLIRKDMQDLLLELQAEQRRTVVFISHDLDEAIRIGDRIALMQDGRLLQCDTAQRLLHHPANDEVKRFFRDVDVASVLTVEAIAQPPLHQQVCDLDELLPDQGDVTVYVTDRLQHLRGVLRAGRGWFDVAAIRTLSAGTSVKEAIDVVANSSEPVPVLDHEKRLLGVISPRQLLLAMEGGA
- a CDS encoding cupin domain-containing protein translates to MEPMPEESPSTNRSPMEVVNQLILEWSLEQHPEGGWFRELYRSPSRVTRADGQQRAAITSILYLLDAGSRSRWHAVHQADEVWTHLQGTPLSLWTLEPQGGQAVQHVLSMHNPVHVVPAGHWMAARSEGQYSLVSCCVGPGFDFADFEMLRDRPASEHPSGALSELI
- a CDS encoding cyclopropane-fatty-acyl-phospholipid synthase family protein, translating into MTSAYSAAASTAANYYDSDDADRFYAGIWGGEDIHIGLYESPEEPIATASRRTVDALIALMGQPPASDTATTLQVVDFGSGYGGAARRLCDSPGVRVDAINISAVENNRHRLLNQEAGLSERITVHDASFEAVPLPDGCADVIWSQDAILHSGDRPRVMREAARLLKPGGVMVMTDPMAADGVNADSLTAILDRIHLADLGSPERYQHWAIEAGLTRTAWHDRTLMLIEHYSRVRLELRRRRKDLECSITPGYLERMDTGLGHWVDGGQSGKLSWGLMRFSKPLN